The Pochonia chlamydosporia 170 chromosome 1, whole genome shotgun sequence genome window below encodes:
- a CDS encoding S-adenosylmethionine-dependent methyltransferase superfamily domain-containing protein (similar to Botrytis cinerea B05.10 XP_001548181.1), which produces MDNRCEEPMAQGSDTSEESNWLDVEPDVERVEIVSLFDSKVFATLPEMLQYCKQQYGFDLVQNVQRLQLDFLGAIKLINFIRLQVNNKSTLPAEISIGDIEDDGLLKPVLSNDAAIFSLDEVLGSPTEAQMGTSDAMDDSYIDLQKNNRRLEVELASIRESFANYRLAVEETLDRRWGVNDIPGPSPNAKEKDPSGYYFESYAAHDIHETMLKDTVRTDAYRDFIYENKHIFKDKVVLDIGCGTGILSMFCAKAGAAKVIAVDRSDIIDKARENVFNNSFSDVITCVRGSIEDVELPVTEVDIIVSEWMGYCLLYEAMLPSVLYARDKYLKPDGLLVPSSATLWIAPLKDEAYVLDHISYWHDVYGFDMKAMQEGIFDEVRIQSMPNSSLCGQPYPFRVLDLYSTRPEDLTFTARWETELDSGTDNIDGFLIWFDNFFCPSRSDPVPEATATAAKWAAESPGHVAFTTGPDGQETHWKQGLLLTGSRMSPDSVEAPSRLGGQITFSAAADNARALTLRLNWSTGHEEREQSWELK; this is translated from the exons ATGGACAACCGGTGTGAAGAACCGATGGCCCAAGGATCGGATACGTCAGAAGAAAGCAACTGGCTCGATGTCGAGCCTGACGTGGAAAGGGTCGAAATTGTATCACTTTTCGACTCCAAAGTCTTTGCCACACTTCCAGAAATGTTACAATATTGCAAACAACAGTATGGCTTCGATCTGGTCCAAAATGTTCAGCGCCTGCAGTTGGACTTCCTGGGAGCAATTAAGTTGATAAATTTCATTCGCCTGCAGGTGAACAACAAGTCTACTCTGCCTGCCGAAATTTCTATTGGGGACATTGAGGATGATGGCTTGCTCAAACCAGTACTATCGAACGACGCTGCCATTTTCTCTCTCGACGAAGTGTTGGGATCCCCAACAGAAGCCCAGATGGGAACATCAGACGCAATGGACGACTCATACATTGATCTGCAGAAGAACAACAGACGTCTTGAAGTCGAACTAGCTTCCATCCGTGAAAGCTTTGCAAACTATCGCTTGGCTGTGGAAGAAACGCTGGATCGTCGTTGGGGCGTCAATGATATTCCAGGTCCATCGCCGAACgcgaaagaaaaagaccCCTCGGGATACTACTTCGAATCTTATGCAGCACACG ACATACACGAGACCATGCTCAAGGACACCGTTCGTACGGATGCATATCGGGACTTCATATACGAGAATAAGCATATTTTTAAAGACAAAGTAGTACTTGATATTGGTTGTGGGACTG GAATTCTTAGCATGTTTTGCGCCAAGGCTGGCGCAGCAAAGGTGATAGCCGTTGACAGATCGGACATCATTGACAAAGCCCGCGAAAAtgtcttcaacaacagcttTTCCGATGTTATAACATGTGTGAGAGGCAGTATCGAAGATGTTGAGCTGCCAGTTACAGAAGTCGATATCATCGTCAGTGAATGGATGGGTTACTGTCTACTCTACGAAGCAATGCTGCCAAGTGTGCTATACGCACGGGATAAATATCTCAAACCTGATGGCCTTCTAGTTCCTAGCTCAGCGACACTGTGGATTGCCCCATTGAAGGACGAGGCATATGTGTTGGATCATATTTCATATTGGCACGATGTCTATGGCTTTGATATGAAAGCAATGCAAGAGGGCATTTTCGATGAGGTTCGTATACAAAGCATGCCAAATTCGTCACTTTGTGGTCAACCCTACCCTTTTAGAGTTCTGGACCTCTATTCAACACGTCCAGAAGACCTTACGTTCACAGCCAGATGGGAAACGGAGCTAGACAGCGGTACGGACAACATCGATGGATTTCTTATTTGGTTTGACAACTTTTTTTGCCCGTCCAGATCTGACCCAGTCCCTGAAGCAACCGCCACGGCGGCTAAATGGGCTGCTGAGTCCCCAGGTCATGTGGCTTTTACCACTGGCCCTGACGGCCAGGAGACTCATTGGAAACAGGGTCTGCTTCTAACAGGTTCACGGATGTCCCCAGATTCCGTTGAAGCCCCCAGCCGTCTGGGGGGGCAAATTACATTCTCTGCTGCAGCGGACAATGCACGAGCGCTCACGCTACGCCTGAATTGGTCAACTGGGCATGAAGAAAGAGAGCAAAGTTGGGAACTCAAATAG
- a CDS encoding WD repeat protein (similar to Coccidioides immitis RS XP_001243955.1), translated as MIAVLPGQPPSRLQGVTTGFWDGRHQNAYITGSAFTIIDGACRILQTVYDDDSEQRLDAIVLDEASGKIATCTALQVRIYQPLPLQDDNIKWAQQSCFDIPDPGSTTVCALSWGGSEELLVASTSLSLFTTAGSPVNIWRKQLPNPTKSATISHDSAYIASIGHHDCLAKIWRRLVYGADEVRFDVTYLRHPDIVVSVRWRRPYHPEQSADHVLYTACLDSSIRVWIPTEATDGRHWQLLGRVDLRESSVDKPIRCSPPLVFIVDGRDFTTAVERVIKDRTADDDSTNNAALDHLVAIANRNPEICISIDKRGTMSAWALENVGNNKPEQFKVFTIAQIPLPHFDVMSEFLKTQAGGHTEAHNYCDRRNGKLNIVLHSFDGKIGIFAGDIANLLDPNDNNQRLSLQTVWTGHTAPVKKILRNVSGHAVVSRTREGECVLWNHSTLDSERVDQTLIRKSVIPETEEILRICVLRKGRFVVLLRPKAIVLWDCRGTSASVLAKCSYETCESPLCLIVLPRPQTTDYKLAYIATITSSGHGVVWEIQLPPYLSNVGSNERAAVLTEFCRFQLTTADELKYVLPVDPAGAAPATSGFLDIFARDVAISYTHAGRVDFWAARVNHESRTVDWLSTSCTETGLLDPALASGSMLKKAALVNSTRSQLTIWDIGGSRLEYDMDYKAHQSIQDLDWTSTPDAQAILAVGFQHRVLLLSQMRFDYLNKGPAWAPIHEINIRDLTAHPIGDSTWLADGHLVIGAGNQLFVHDRRLDTGESSISSLGHLNKDDRKDLFEVVQRFNGPIPIFHPQFLSQCILSGKGHLVRRILVTLHKTLRYLIPGDTMDDYLGLPLSEFYSANVSQPSSFSKAMGASFVDGDGSEEEDAFSEQTATLINDRLTKLRIPQLSGHEQIQLADIVECVALVESHRRSMDENAARFMLFYRQHALRKGRVTEMQLSWREINWAFHSGSQDILLDFVSRQNHGAMLWEQARECGVFMWLSDLTALREHFEAVARNEYTKSELKDPVDCSLFYLALRKKAVLQGLWRMASSNKEQAATQKLLANNFDDPRWRRTALKNAYALLSKRRFHYAAAFFLLADRLEDAVEVCLRRMKDLQLAIAISRVYEGDSGPTLRKLIQDEVLLLAAQEGNRWLASWGFWMLGRKDMAVRALIMPVFALLETPCSPDIKSRLFLTDDPALVVLYSQLRQRTLQTLRGASKITPKVEWEFVLHSAKLYDRMGCDLLGLDLVRNWEFQQPVATGFGGEVNPLKLLRRRSSLVVDDLSATRRSLGLERASDTTKHSPSKPSTSVFVEPDASSLLDSFGL; from the exons ATGATTGCTGTTCTCCCCGGCCAGCCCCCATCAAGGCTACAAGGTGTAACAACGGGTTTCTGGGACGGGCGTCATCAAAAT GCATACATAACCGGAAGTGCCTTTACAATAATCGATGGGGCATGCCGGATACTGCAAACGGTGTATGATGACGATAGCGAGCAACGTCTCGATGCGattgttcttgatgaagcatCCGGAAAGATTGCGACGTGCACAGCATTGCAGGTCCGCATATACCAGCCGCTTCCCCTACAAGATGACAATATTAAG TGGGCGCAACAATCGTGTTTCGACATTCCAGACCCTGGTTCGACGACCGTATGTGCACTTTCCTGGGGTGGCTCGGAGGAACTTCTAGTCGCCTCCACTTCGTTATCACTCTTTACGACGGCCGGTTCTCCTGTAAATATATGGCGGAAACAACTACCCAACCCGACCAAGTCTGCCACGATCTCGCATGATTCCGCGTACATCGCCTCTATTGGGCACCACGATTGCCTAGCGAAAATCTGGAGGCGATTGGTATATGGTGCAGATGAGGTTCGGTTCGATGTGACGTACCTCCGCCATCCTGACATTGTTGTATCCGTAAGATGGCGTAGGCCGTACCACCCAGAGCAGTCAGCGGACCATGTCCTGTACACCGCCTGTCTCGACAGCTCAATCCGCGTTTGGATTCCCACCGAGGCGACGGATGGCAGACACTGGCAACTCTTGGGCCGAGTTGATCTGAGGGAATCTAGTGTGGACAAGCCAATACGCTGTTCTCCTCCACTAGTGTTTATCGTCGACGGCCGCGACTTTACTACAGCCGTAGAAAGAGTCATCAAAGATCGAACGGCGGACGACGACAGTACAAATAATGCTGCTCTAGATCATCTTGTTGCTATTGCAAATAGGAACCCGGAGATATGCATTAGTATCGATAAGAGGGGTACCATGTCTGCTTGGGCACTGGAGAATGTTGGGAACAACAAACCTGAACAATTCAAGGTATTCACCATTGCACAGATACCTTTGCCacattttgatgtcatgaGCGAGTTCCTGAAAACCCAAGCCGGGGGACATACCGAAGCTCACAACTACTGTGACAGGCGAAATGGAAAACTTAATATAGTCCTGCATTCGTTTGATGGCAAGATCGGAATTTTTGCGGGCGACATTGCTAACCTATTGGATCCCAATGACAACAATCAGCGTCTCAGCCTCCAAACTGTCTGGACTGGACACACTGCACCGGTAAAAAAGATTTTGCGTAACGTCAGCGGACATGCTGTAGTTTCACGAACCCGTGAAGGAGAATGTGTTCTATGGAACCATTCTACCCTTGACAGCGAACGGGTAGATCAAACGCTTATCCGAAAATCTGTCATACCCGAAACAGAAGAGATACTTCGCATCTGCGTCTTGCGCAAGGGGCGTTTCGTTGTCCTCTTACGTCCGAAGGCCATAGTCCTCTGGGATTGCCGTGGTACATCTGCATCGGTGCTTGCGAAATGTTCCTATGAGACTTGTGAATCGCCGCTGTGTCTCATAGTATTACCGCGGCCACAGACTACAGATTACAAGCTGGCTTACATTGCCACGATAACATCCAGTGGGCATGGGGTCGTGTGGGAGATACAGCTCCCTCCCTATCTGAGTAACGTCGGTTCGAACGAGAGAGCAGCAGTGCTCACTGAATTTTGTCGGTTCCAATTGACCACAGCAGACGAGTTGAAGTACGTTCTTCCGGTGGACCCCGCTGGAGCAGCTCCTGCCACGTCTGGGTTTTTAGACATATTCGCTCGCGATGTGGCTATTTCCTATACCCATGCTGGGAGAGTCGACTTCTGGGCGGCACGGGTCAACCATGAAAGCCGGACCGTGGATTGGTTGTCAACTTCTTGCACCGAAACGGGGCTTCTTGACCCAGCCCTGGCAAGTGGTAGTATGCTTAAAAAGGCGGCGTTGGTCAACTCTACTAGGTCACAGCTCACTATATGGGACATCGGTGGCTCGCGTCTCGAGTATGACATGGATTATAAGGCACACCAAAGCATCCAAGATCTTGATTGGACCTCTACTCCTGATGCGCAGGCTATTTTGGCTGTTGGTTTTCAACACCGTGTGTTGTTACTATCTCAAATGAGATTCGACTACTTGAATAAAGGGCCGGCATGGGCACCAATTCATGAGATCAACATTCGTGATCTTACAGCACATCCTATTGGGGACTCTACCTGGCTTGCTGACGGTCACCTCGTTATTGGCGCTGGAAATCAGCTTTTCGTCCATGACCGACGTCTAGACACAGGAGAGTCCTCTATCTCAAGCCTTGGTCACCTGAACAAAGATGATCGTAAGGATTTGTTCGAAGTGGTGCAGAGATTCAACGGACCAATTCCCATATTTCACCCACAGTTCCTAAGCCAGTGTATCCTGTCGGGCAAAGGCCATCTCGTACGTCGGATCCTAGTGACACTACACAAGACGCTAAGATACTTAATTCCCGGTGACACTATGGACGATTACTTGGGCCTTCCATTGTCAGAATTCTACAGTGCAAAT GTGTCCCAACCTAGTTCGTTCAGCAAAGCCATGGGAGCTTCGTTCGTGGATGGCGACGGTtctgaggaggaagatgcctTTTCTGAGCAGACAGCGACACTAATAAACGATAGATTGACGAAACTTAGAATTCCCCAACTTTCAGGACACGAACAAATCCAGCTCGCAGACATTGTCGAGTGCGTGGCGTTGGTCGAAAGCCACCGACGTTCTATGGATGAGAATGCTGCTAGATTCATGTTGTTCTATCGACAGCATGCACTTCGCAAAGGCCGAGTGACCGAGATGCAGCTTTCCTGGAGAGAAATAAACTGGGCATTTCACTCTGGCAGCCAGGACATACTCCTGGATTTCGTCTCTCGTCAAAATCATGGGGCGATGTTGTGGGAACAGGCTCGCGAATGTGGAGTTTTCATGTGGCTCTCCGATTTGACTGCGTTG CGCGAGCACTTTGAAGCAGTAGCAAGAAATGAGTACACCAAGAGCGAACTGAAGGACCCTGTGGATTGCAGCTTGTTTTACCTCGCTCTGCGGAAGAAGGCAGTGTTGCAGGGGTTGTGGCGGATGGCCAGTTCGAACAAGGAACAAGCGGCTACTCAAAAATTACTCGCAAATAATTTTGACGATCCGAGATGGCGAAGGACAGCGTTGAAGAATGCCTATGCGTTGCTCAGCAAGCGGCGCTTCC ACTACGCGGcagctttcttcttgcttgctGACCGCCTCGAGGACGCTGTTGAGGTCTGCCTTCGACGCATGAAGGATTTGCAacttgccatcgccattAGTCGCGTTTACGAAGGCGACAGTGGACCAACACTACGAAAGCTCATACAGGACGAAGTCCTCCTTCTTGCCGCACAAGAGGGTAATCGATGGCTTGCATCTTGGGGCTTCTGGATGCTTGGCCGTAAAGATATGGCTGTCAGAGCGTTAATC ATGCCGGTCTTTGCGCTTCTCGAAACTCCCTgctcaccagacatcaagtCTCGCCTGTTCTTGACTGACGACCCTGCTCTTGTGGTTTTGTACTCGCAGTTACGTCAGAGAACTTTGCAGACGCTTCGAGGTGCCTCCAAGATAACACCAAAAGTAGAGTGGGAGTTTGTGCTTCACAGCGCTAAACTATACGACCGAATGGGCTGTGACCTTCTCGGACTAGATCTTG TTCGTAACTGGGAATTCCAGCAACCTGTAGCTACCGGCTTTGGCGGTGAAGTAAATcccttgaagctgttgcgaCGGAGAAGTTCCCTAGTAGTAGATGATCTTTCAGCAACAAGGCGCAGCCTAGGTTTAGAAAGGGCTAGTGACACGACGAAGCACTCTCCgtcgaagccatcaacgtcGGTATTTGTGGAACCTGATGCTTCATCGCTCCTTGACAGTTTTGGACTGTAA
- a CDS encoding isoleucyl-tRNA synthetase (similar to Aspergillus terreus NIH2624 XP_001210665.1): MSIDFPKEEVVTIERWRAINAFQRQLELSSGRPHYTFYDGPPFATGLPHYGHLLASTIKDIIPRYWSMKGFHVERRFGWDTHGLPIEHEIDKKLGISGKAAVMKFGIEKYNEECRAIVMRYASEWRITIERLGRWIDFDNDYKTMDPKFMESLWWVFKQLFEKGQVYQGHRVMPYSTVLTTALSNFEANQNYQDVTDPAVVVSFPLVEDPDIHLLAWTTTPWTLPSHTGLAVHPDFEYIKIHDEKSGKVFVILEQLLSTLYKDPKKAKYSVVGKVKGKEMLGWQYKPLFDYFYEDFKDHGFRVLNGTYVTADSGTGIVHQAPAFGEEDYNVAVAAGVISEKRPPPDPLDDTGHFTEKVPDFAGMHVKQADKHIIKYLKAADRLVVESQLRHSYPMCPRSDTPLIYRAVPSWFIRIPEIIPDMLKNIEGSHWVPSFVKERRFASWIANARDWNVGRNRYWGTPIPLWVSDDLEERVCIGSIEELRELSGYKGEIKDLHRDKVDHITIPSKMGKGTLRRVDEVFDCWFESGSMPYASQHYPFENVEKFEKSFPGDFIAEGLDQTRGWFYTLLVLGTHLFGCSPFQNCVVNGIVLAEDGKKMSKRLKNYPDPSIVMDKYGSDALRLYLINSPVVRAEPLRFKESGVKEVVQKVLLPLWNSFKFFEGQTALLKKTEGVEYMWNPDMESENDNVMDRWILASCQSLLEFVNKEMRGYRLYTVVPRLLELIDNTTNWYIRFNRRRLKGENGLQDTQHALNALFEVLYTLCRGLAPFTPFLSDTIYLKLLPHIPQELQAQDPRSVHFLPFPEVRKELFNSEVERRVSRMQRVIELARVSRERKSIGLKTPLKTLVVIHHDPQYLDDVKSLESYITEELNVRDLILSGDEANYNVQLSVTADWPVLGKKLRKDMARVKKALPNLTSEQVQEYLQNREILVDGIRLEEGDLVVRRGLREDDTSKNLEINSDNEVLTILDSEIYPELAQEGLAREIINRVQRLRKKAGLQATDDVKMEYQVLSDPEGVGLTEVLMSQSATFEKTLRRPLEKVRGDGTTSAIIAEEEQEVQQATFLLRLIHM; this comes from the exons ATGTCCATAGATTTTCCCAAGGAGGAGGTAGTCACAATCGAGAGATGGCGTGCCATTAACGCATTCCAACGCCAG CTTGAATTGTCGAGTGGCCGCCCGCACTATACGTTTTATGATGGCCCGCCATTCGCAACCGGTCTTCCTCACTATGGGCACTTGCTGGCATCGACAATCAAGGATATCATACCGAGATATTGGTCAATGAAGGGTTTCCATGTCGAACGTCGATTCGGCTGGGACACTCACGGGCTACCAATTGAGCACGAAATTGACAAGAAATTAGGCATATCCGGAAAAGCTGCTGTTATGAAGTTTGGGATTGAAAAGTACAACGAAGAATGCCGCGCCATTGTCATGCGCTATGCTTCAGAATGGCGAATTACAATCGAGCGGTTGGGGCGGTGGATAGACTTTGACAATGACTACAAG ACGATGGATCCCAAATTCATGGAATCTTTGTGGTGGGTTTTCAAGCAACTGTTTGAGAAAGGACAGGTCTACCAAGGTCATCGGGTTATGCCGTACTCCACAGTCCTCACAACTGCACTGAGCAACTTTGAAGCGAATCAGAACTATCAAGATGTAACCGACCCGGCCGTGGTAGTGTCATTTCCACTTGTCGAAGATCCAGATATCCACCTCCTAGCCTGGACGACCACGCCATGGACCCTTCCCTCCCACACGGGCCTGGCCGTGCACCCGGATTTTGAATACATCAAGATACATGATGAGAAATCGGGAAAAGTCTTTGTCATCCTCGAACAACTACTATCCACTCTGTATAAAGATCCGAAGAAGGCGAAGTACTCCGTGGTTGGAAAAGTCAAGGGCAAAGAAATGTTGGGATGGCAATACAAGCCGCTATTTGACTACTTCTACGAGGATTTCAAGGACCATGGCTTCCGAGTGCTCAATGGAACCTATGTTACAGCAGACAGCGGGACGGGAATTGTACATCAAGCACCTGCctttggcgaggaggatTACAACGTTGCTGTAGCGGCGGGAGTTATCAGTGAAAAGAGGCCACCACCGGACCCACTTGACGATACCGGCCACTTTACAGAGAAAGTGCCAGACTTTGCTGGCATGCATGTTAAACAGGCTGACAAACACATAATCAAGTATCTGAAGGCTGCCGATCGCTTGGTTGTCGAGTCACAGTTACGCCACTCATACCCAATGTGCCCCAGATCCGACACACCCCTTATTTACCGTGCGGTACCTTCCTGGTTCATTAGAATACCTGAGATCATCCCCGATATGCTCAAAAATATTGAGGGATCTCACTGGGTCCCCTCTTTTGTCAAGGAGCGTCGATTTGCTAGCTGGATAGCTAACGCAAGAGATTGGAATGTTGGCAGAAATCGGTACTGGGGCACCCCGATTCCTCTATGGGTCAGTGACGACCTAGAAGAGAGAGTCTGCATCGGGAGCATTGAAGAGCTGCGCGAACTTAGCGGGTATAAAGGTGAAATCAAAGATCTGCATCGCGACAAGGTAgatcacatcaccatccctAGCAAGATGGGTAAAGGTACATTGAGGCGAGTTGACGAAGTCTTCGACTGCTGGTTTGAATCAGGAAGCATGCCATATGCCAGCCAACATTACCCTTTTGAAAACGTCGAAAAGTTTGAGAAGTCCTTTCCAGGGGACTTCATTGCCGAGGGACTTGATCAAACTCGAGGGTGGTTTTACACTCTCCTCGTGCTTGGGACACATTTATTTGGTTGCTCACCCTTTCAAAATTGTGTCGTGAATGGCATTGTACTTGCAgaagacggcaagaagaTGTCAAAAAGACTCAAAAACTACCCTGACCCTTCTATTGTGATGGATAAGTATGGTTCTGATGCTCTCCGACTGTATCTTATTAATTCGCCGGTTGTTCGGGCTGAGCCTCTTCGGTTTAAAGAGTCTGGAGTAAAAGAGGTTGTGCAGAAGGTTCTGCTTCCGCTTTGGAACAGCTTCAAGTTCTTCGAAGGGCAGACTGCTCTCTTGAAGAAGACAGAAGGAGTTGAGTATATGTGGAATCCGGACATGGAATCAGAAAACGACAATGTCATGGACCGTTGGATTCTGGCAAGCTGCCAAAGTCTTTTAGAGTTCGTCAACAAAGAAATGCGAG GATATCGACTCTATACAGTTGTACCACGACTCCTGGAACTCatcgacaacaccaccaactgGTATATCAGATTTAACCGACGGAGACTCAAGGGAGAGAATGGTCTGCAAGATACACAGCATGCGCTAAATGCCCTCTTCGAAGTCCTGTACACTCTTTGCCGAGGGTTGGCTCCATTTACACCATTTTTGTCAGATACTATCTATCTGAAATTACTCCCGCACATTCCGCAAGAACTGCAGGCACAAGATCCTCGAAGCGTTCACTTTCTGCCATTTCCAGAAGTCAGGAAAGAGCTCTTTAACTCGGAAGTAGAGAGGAGAGTCTCGAGAATGCAACGAGTAATTGAATTGGCAAGAGTGTCAAGAGAACGAAAAAGTATCGGCCTAAAGACGCCGCTCAAGACATTGGTTGTCATACATCATGACCCCCAATATCTCGATGATGTTAAATCGCTAGAGAGTTATATCACTGAAGAGCTCAATGTTCGAGACCTTATTCTATCAGGTGACGAGGCGAATTATAACGTTCAGCTCAGCGTCACTGCGGATTGGCCGGTCCTTGGTAAAAAGCTCAGAAAGGACATGGCTCGGGTTAAAAAAGCATTGCCGAACTTGACTAGCGAACAAGTCCAAGAATACTTGCAGAACAGAGAGATTTTGGTTGACGGAATTCGGCTAGAAGAAGGCGATTTGGTTGTCCGACGTGGGCTACGGGAGGATGATACATCCAAAAATCTGGAAATCAACTCGGACAACGAGGTTCTCACCATCCTGGACTCCGAAATCTACCCCGAATTGGCACAAGAGGGTTTGGCCAGGGAAATCATCAACAGAGTCCAAAGGCTTCGTAAGAAGGCGGGACTCCAGGCGACGGATGATGTCAAGATGGAATATCAGGTCTTGTCCGACCCCGAAGGTGTGGGGTTGACTGAAGTCTTGATGTCTCAATCCGCCACATTCGAAAAAACCTTGCGGCGACCCCTTGAGAAGGTGCGAGGGGACGGGACAACCTCCGCAATTATTGCAgaggaggagcaagaagTACAACAGGCTACCTTCTTACTGCGCCTAATCCACATGTAG
- a CDS encoding OPT superfamily oligopeptide transporter (similar to Coccidioides immitis RS XP_001243956.1) — protein MAPPGVLIEGQSFTLRSVVAGLAVGTVICAANVYFGLQTGWVSIMSMPASLMGFGIFKILRPHLSFPFSPVENVLLQSVACGMAIMPLGCGFVGVIPAMNYLLKPDEQGPLYLSTVQLIIWSLGLCYFGVVFAVPLRQQVIIRERLKFPSGFSTAVLISVLHGKEPQSSKPEELDRAAQGGFASLVSRTMDQDFTVSAATTGNVDGNDAQSEASSKPNWVSNMQLLIICFLISGFFTVLTYFLPVIRNLPVFGTVAANTWLWTLNPSLAYVGQGVIMGTETTLHMTLGAIIGWGLLSPLAKFQGWAPGPVDDWEHGSKGWIVWVSLAIMLVDAVVSLTYVGFRSILHSPMMNFLGIFQRKVQKIKSHIIGFSPPQYSLLQNQDDIFPSQPGITDSTRETCSDDEDEDQDEDEDIGDTGIIQYDDAPPHQLIGNKLVVFGLAASILLCIGTTHFVFGNLVPLFATIIAVLIALILSIMGVRALGETDLNPVSGISKLAQLLFAFIIPQSNKSSVLINLVAGAVSEAGALQAGDLMQDLKTGHLLGAAPNAQFWGQMIGATAGAILSAFIYRIYTSVYTIPGDLFQVPTAYVWIFTARLVTGQGLPYMAKEWAIGAGTIFAITTFIRTASVDKWWRPYVPGGIAVAVGMYNVPSFTLARAVGGIVCWYWTKILQRPNAQLIILASGFILGEGFLSIVNLILQGLHVPHL, from the exons atggctccgCCAGGAGTTCTGATAGAAGGACAAAGCTTCACGCTGCGAAGCGTGGTTGCCGGCCTTGCCGTTGGCACTGTTATCTGTGCAGCCAATGTCTATTTTGGACTTCAAACAGGCTGGGTGTCCATTATGTCAATGCCAGCAAGTCTGATGGGGTTTGGAATTTTTAAGATCTTGCGACCGCACTTAAGCTTCCCATTTTCTCCAGTTGAGAATGTTCTACTACAAAGTGTGGCTTGTGGTATGGCGATAATGCCACTCGGGTGCGGCTTCGTTGGCGTG ATTCCTGCCATGAACTATCTTTTGAAGCCCGACGAACAAGGTCCGCTCTATCTCAGTACTGTCCAGCTCATCATTTGGTCTCTCGGGCTGTGCTATTTCGGAGTTGTATTTGCGGTACCACT GAGACAACAGGTCATAATTCGAGAGAGACTGAAGTTTCCGAGTGGCTTTAGCACCGCTGTCCTTATATCTGTGCTCCATGGCAAAGAACCACAATCTTCTAAGCCAGAAGAATTGGACAGGGCTGCACAAGGCGGTTTTGCTAGCCTTGTTTCTCGTACGATGGACCAAGATTTCACCGTGTCGGCGGCCACTACTGGAAATGTAGACGGAAATGATGCCCAGTCCGAAGCAAGCTCGAAGCCAAATTGGGTGTCGAATATGCAgctcctcatcatctgcttTCTCATCTCGGGATTTTTTACCGTCTTGACGTATTTTTTGCCAGTCATTCGGAATCTCCCAGTTTTTGGAACAGTTGCCGCCAACACCTGGCTCTGGACTCTCAATCCCAGTTTGGCTTACGTTGGCCAAGGCGTGATCATGGGCACAGAGACCACGCTACATATGACTCTTGGAGCTATTATTGGCTGGGGATTGCTCAGTCCTTTGGCGAAATTTCAAGGTTGGGCTCCTGGGCCAGTGGATGATTGGGAGCATGGCAGCAAAGGATGGATTGTCTGGGTGTCCCTCGCGATCATGCTAGTGGACGCTGTAGTGAGCCTCACTTACGTTGGATTCCGCTCAATTCTTCATTCACCAATGATGAATTTTTTGGGAATCTTCCAGAGAAAGGTGCAAAAGATAAAGAGTCATATCATTGGATTCTCGCCACCACAGTACTCTTTGCTGCAAAACCAGGATGACATTTTTCCTTCACAGCCAGGCATTACCGACAGCACAAGGGAGACATGcagcgatgacgaagacgaagaccaagacgaagacgaagacatTGGTGACACTGGAATTATCCAATACGATGATGCTCCTCCACATCAACTGATCGGGAACAAACTAGTAGTTTTCGGGCTTGCCGCCTCCATACTACTTTGCATCGGAACCACACATTTCGTCTTTGGGAACCTTGTTCCCTTATTTGCAACAATTATTGCGGTTTTAATTGCTTTAATTTTGAGCATTATGGGAGTGCGAGCCCTTGGAGAAACCGACCTTAACCCGGTGTCAGGAATTAGCAAGCTGGCTCAACTTCTTTTTGCATTTATTATCCCCCAGTCTAATAAATCTAGTGTTCTAATCAATCTTGTAGCCGGCGCAGTG TCAGAGGCA GGCGCGCTCCAGGCTGGGGACCTAATGCAGGACCTTAAAACTGGTCATCTACTCGGGGCAGCCCCAAACGCCCAGTTTTGGGGACAAATGATTGGTGCTACCGCTGGAGCAATCCTCAGCGCCTTTATTTACCGCATTTACACATC GGTCTACACTATCCCCGGGGATCTTTTTCAAGTTCCCACTGCCTACGTTTGGATATTTACGGCGAGATTGGTTACTGGCCAAGGACTACCGTATATGGCTAAGGAATGGGCCATTGGAGCAGGTACAATATTTGCCATAACAACATTCATCCGCACCGCCAGTGTAGATAAATGGTGGCGGCCATACGTCCCAGGAGGTATCGCTGTGGCTGTTG GAATGTATAATGTACCGTCATTTACTTTGGCACGAGCAGTCGGTGGAATAGTCTGTTGGTACTGGACTAAAATTCTGCAACGGCCCAATGCGCAACTCATAATACTCGCATCG GGTTTCATTCTCGGAGAAGGGTTCCTGAGTATAGTAAACTTGATCCTTCAGGGCCTCCATGTACCGCACCTGTGA